Proteins from a genomic interval of Papaver somniferum cultivar HN1 chromosome 4, ASM357369v1, whole genome shotgun sequence:
- the LOC113272762 gene encoding uncharacterized protein LOC113272762, producing MYCDGASKGNPGISGYGFISGTSSGEFLVAVSGGLGVSTNYYAKILAVLNAGEWALSKGHEEVLLRTDSSAAISAFQSNKISWFAIKRWEKICARLKTWCFIYGYGETNFSADDLSNKGANISRGERRIYESRPHFLNPMEIPNQPYYKFC from the coding sequence ATGTACTGTGATGGTGCATCAAAAGGAAATCCAGGTATCTCAGGCTATGGATTTATTAGTGGAACAAGCTCAGGAGAATTCTTGGTAGCTGTTTCAGGTGGGTTGGGTGTTTCAACTAACTATTATGCAAAGATACTAGCAGTTCTGAATGCAGGAGAATGGGCATTAAGCAAAGGACATGAAGAGGTATTATTAAGAACTGATTCATCAGCTGCAATCAGTGCATTTCAGAGTAACAAAATTTCATGGTTTGCCATAAAAAGATGGGAAAAAATTTGTGCAAGACTTAAAACTTGGTGCTTCATATATGGTTACGGGGAGACTAATTTCTCTGCTGATGATCTATCAAATAAAGGAGCTAATATTTCAAGAGGTGAAAGAAGAATTTATGAGTCAAGGCCTCATTTCTTAAATCCAATGGAGATACCAAACCAACCTTACTACAAATTTTGTTAA